In the Pseudomonadota bacterium genome, GCCGCCCGCACTGCGAGCGGCGACTGCAGCGAGCATGCCGTATTGCTGGCGGCGCTCGCGCGAGGTTTGAAGATGCCGGCCCGCGTGATCCTGGGCGTCGCTATCGTGGAGCATCGTGGCGAGCTTTACGGTTTTGGTCATGCCTGGACTCAGATTCACGCCAACGGTAGCTGGCAGTCCCTGGACGCCACGCTGATCGAGGCCGCAGGCTACCTTGCTACCAGCGAGCTGTTGGACGAAAGTCCCGGCGCCGGGTTGAGCCTGGCGCGCGAGATCGCCGCAGGTTTCCTTTTCCCAGAGAGCATCGAGATAAGCCACGCGCGGTGAGTTGGGGTCGCCGCGTGCCCACCTCGCAGGCCCCAAGCGCCGCTGGCTGTGTTGCTCCTCCTCGAAATAGCCGCAGTATTCCTCGTCGTCGCGCCTTGCCAGCGACGCCCGGTCCTCTGCGATCTGCACAGGCTATTCTGTGGCGGGTCCTTGATCTCGAGCTCAGCACTCTTGTAGGTGTTTTTTGGAGTGAACGGCAAAGAGCGGAGTGTACTGCTGCCAGGTCGGCCCGGTAGTCGGAACGTTTTGCGGGGTCGGCCGATCGGTCCTAACCGTGGGGCAGTCGCCACGTCAGGGCGCCCCGAACAAAGAAGCCATCAGCCATGCGTTGGCGGCCCCCGTCGACCAGCTTGCCTGCATGGTTCATCTGGTCGAAGCGGCGGAAGATGCTGCGGCCCGCGAACCAGGTCATCCACACGTCGGCAAACAGGCGAACGCCAGCGGTGACGCCGGCGGTGGCGATCGAGTAGGCCACGTTGCCCCGCCGTCCCGGCGGTATCCGAGCATCTCTCACGGCGTAGGCGTTGCCCCAGATCTCGACACGGCCACCGAGCTCGAAGCGTGCGTGGAAGCTGCGCGTCAGGTCAAGGAACGCCGGTAGGAATGCTTCCAGCTGCCAGTCGGGCGCGGGTTGCCAATCGATGTATGCGGCTGGCAACGGCAGCAGCGTGCCGAAGCTGTAGCTGGCGAGCGCACCGCCACCCACCACCAAGCTCTCGGAGAAGCCCTTTGTGAAGAGGAGCAGCGCGCTCAGCCGCACCATGTCTCGGTCGACCGCCTCGAAGTCCCCCGCAAGTCCCGGCGCCAGGCGCACCGAAAACGACCAGTCCCCCGGCAGCAGCTGCACATACAGAAACGGTATGTCGACCGAGTGAAATGCGCGCAGCTGGGCGAAGTCGGGTGGCGCCGAGGCATACGAGATGGACTCTACATGGTAGGCCACCCCGGGAATGAGAAAGCTCTTGTCGCCAAGTATGATCGGTATGTTGAGGCTGCCATCGTAGGAGGAGACTTGGGCGCGTGTGGGTCTGGGATCCTCGAGTGCCACCGGCGGCATGTATTGGGCGCTCAGATCCACGAGGTCCGGAAACTGAGCCTGGGCC is a window encoding:
- a CDS encoding DUF6268 family outer membrane beta-barrel protein — protein: MCFKRSFSGEALGLRRLGRSAALDPGNRTDRCGGAGRAENFRDRAEAAALRCGGRGLVFGRQGREEALLVTRFTPTRACATLALLLGVSAVLPNRAQAQFPDLVDLSAQYMPPVALEDPRPTRAQVSSYDGSLNIPIILGDKSFLIPGVAYHVESISYASAPPDFAQLRAFHSVDIPFLYVQLLPGDWSFSVRLAPGLAGDFEAVDRDMVRLSALLLFTKGFSESLVVGGGALASYSFGTLLPLPAAYIDWQPAPDWQLEAFLPAFLDLTRSFHARFELGGRVEIWGNAYAVRDARIPPGRRGNVAYSIATAGVTAGVRLFADVWMTWFAGRSIFRRFDQMNHAGKLVDGGRQRMADGFFVRGALTWRLPHG